ctgcgggctgtaaattaaagtggcacttgttacccctttgtttcaggtagttacagagtaaatacgacatctgcgggctgtaaattaaagtggcacttttTACGCCTTTGTTTCCTgtagttacagagtaagtaCGACaactgcgggctgtaaattaaagtggcacttgttacgcCTTTGTTTCAGgtagttacagagtaagtacaacaactgcgggctgtaaattaaagtggcacttgttacgcCTTTGTTTCAGgtagttacagagtaagtaagacatctgcgggctgtaaattaaagtggcacttgttacccctttgtttcaggtagttacagagtaaatacgacatctgcgggctgtaaattaaagtggcacttttTACGCCTTTGTTTCCTgtagttacagagtaagtaCGACaactgcgggctgtaaattaaagtggcacttgttacgcCTTTGTTTCAGgtagttacagagtaagtacaacaactgcgggctgtaaattaaagtggcacttgttacgcctttgtttcacgtagttacagagtaagtaAGACaactgcgggctgtaaattaaagtggcacttgttacgcCTTTGTTTCACATAGTTACAGAGTAAGTACGACATCTGcggggctgtaaattaaagtggcattTGTTACCCCTTTGTTCTGTGTAGTTATAGGGTAAATTAAATATTAGAGTACTGGTGTAGATAAACCTAATTTCAGCCAAAGTTATCAACAAAGAACTAAATTACAAATTTAAAAGCATAGTAGAAACACCTTAATTGAACCCAaaacaagtttatttaaaacaaaaatatttatccaAACTGTAACATATTAAATACTAACAATTTTAAAAGAATAACAAGAAACTGTAAAAACAACTAACGATGAATGAACAATTTAACAAAAGAACatcaatttaattatttgaaaataattaacccctaaatttgttttttataggCAACAGCTTGTTTGCTGCCttcattttttcaatttttgacTTCAGCTGGGGGCAGGATGAAAGAAATTTCAGCAAATCTTTTGCATATGACTGCAAGGTTGTCCCTGCAGTATAGGGAGGCACTGTGAAGTCCTCTCCATCTGATGCAATTGCCACCTGTAATCACACAAAGAGAgaaatatttagatatttagcAGAatgtcaaaaaagaaaaaacttaGTACAATAATAGGAAATAAAAAGGcaaaatatggaaaaaaaatgtttttgtgagtGTACAATTCACAAATCAGCCACGATAAGTACACAGCATGAATGAATGGGTGAAACTCTAAAGCATCAAGAGtgcaagacagacagacagacagacagacagacagacagacaggcagacacacacacacacacacacacacaggtacgGATGTTACCATAATGCAGAAATGAGTCAAAAGactgaaataaaatgtttaatacaGATGGATTAAGCTGTGATAAAgctttgctttttatttttattacatttttatttaactttaatagggctgggtaaaaatatcgattcatcaatgcattgcaattatttgtttctcaattcaatatcgattcatcaaatcctatgaatcgattcagccccccCGGCAAGTggcaacactctagtgagagcaTTCAGGGTTGTACAAGACGCgctttatcaaaacagaaagatcaaagatggcaaacagcagcacttctttcaagccttcaccatcaacgtgatcaaacattagtaatactacacacattatttaaaaatatactcaggtacttaattgcttgtgtatttacttattattgaatcgatatcAAAGCAAGTAATTcaatattgaattgaatcgaatcgaagcctcaagaatcgaaattgaatcgaattgtgaaattcctaacaatacccagccctaaacTTTAATATGTTAAGTGTTACAAAATGCTTTCTCTGTATTCAGGTTAGGAATGTAAacttcaaataaacaaaaataaataattagatagatagatatataccTCAGGGGTGGGCAACTCAATCCCTTGAGGTCCACTGTCCTGCACGGTTTAGCTCCATTACTAAGCAATCATTTAATctgatttatgataaaacacataattttcaaagtaatcctgaagactttCAGTTGTGTGTTACTAGGGTTGGAgcaaaactctgcaggactgtagccctccaggagcaggattggacaccCATGTTCTATCATAAAATGAACTATGTGAAACGCTGCAAGAAAACATCttgttaaaaatgcaaaaatgtaattaacttaaaggaatagtctactcattttcaacatcaaaATATGTTACTACCTTAACCAAGAACCGTTGAAtcatccctccaccatctgcgtgcgtgcacgcaagcgctggagcgcgctgtgacACTTCAacagcatttagcttagccccattcattcaatggtaccactcagagataaagttagaagtgaccaaacacatcaatgtttttcctatttaagacgagtagttatacgagcaagtttggtggtacaaaataaaacgtagcgcttttcttcGACTCgccgcagtaacaccctccctctcccattatgagagtgagaaggggagcggacttttcaggcgagtcgaagtactcccaaaagtgctattacgccataaaatatagttcctcttttaaatccgcttagaaaagcgctacgttttattttgtatcacCAAACTTTTTCGTATAACTAcatgttttaaataggaaaaacgtagatgtgtttggtcacttctaactttatctctaaatggttccattgaatgaatggggctaagctaaatgttATCGAAGTgtagcagcgcgctccagcgcttacgtgcacgcacacagatgatagagggatgtatcaacaattcttagttaaggtaataacatattttaatattgaaaatgagtagactattcctttaacttaatatatttttacatttaaatattggaACAGCTTTTTAAACTCAAAATACTTAGATTGAGAAGGGGAAGTGTGTACAGGGGGCCCTGAGACCAGGAGGGCCTatttggcgcttttccattgcatagtaccccacggtttgggtcggtcagcttacttttgggagcttttccactggttgcagtacgtagtacccaatactttttttagtaccacctcggttggggttccaagagAGCTGTGCTGATACCAAAacatgacgcgaaaacactgtagatcactgatttgtctgagagaatcgtcactgccagcgtcatcgctataatgtaaaagattagctttacctatGTGTTAGCTAGCTTACGCGGTCCTgagcatgttgtcatctgtgcgtTGTTGTAAGtttccaaactcccttttagcgatgaaaaacatccacagattGAGAATCAGGACAGGGTTTATACAGAAATccttaagttaaatttactactttttactaccttttttactaccttcagaatattttttaaaaccatcacgacactgaattgcaagtgttaatcagcgacctttctattatttacacagattttgaaatatattacatacaaaaaaagaattaaagtgaaaaaattcttctgactgaaatatttttcaggcaagtcatattcctttacctaacactttatgtaggcgagaccaatagcattttaaggggagattttttgccataaattccatattgaagtctcatgtggcatataggtagctgtagtttgcagggcatttcagattaaggcgaaacagctaaataactcactatactgtataaaaagaaaacatgaatatcaccacctttaatgaatcttttattaattatttattaattgtaaatgtatttattttagcatttactaataatttttttatcaaagttgaaactgttaacattatgaatgcaccatgaaccaccgtcaattactgtaatgacataaacaagaattaattaatgcttatatactctatatttttcattgtttgtttgttatataatgcatttactaatgtgaacaaatacaactttttaaTATCATGttattcagtacacataaacaaataatcaagggtctgttctgttcacacaacagcttacagtcacagctctaatacagtaacgttatgtatgaatataaaccctgaacgagtaactcgagtcaaactcgtgtagaattcgcacaggatgtctgtaaccatagtgaATGTTGTTAATTGAAGGACTGTACATTTATCAAcaaaatattatgttacaatagaggcagcgcTGATCTGCTAGTTTATTCGcaatgtttctgctgtttactttctcctaagacctaaatggtcgtgtttatatgagaatatttgcaaagacgggatttttgacgcatatgtgttatttaaggccaataaagcggcaaaaatacgtACAACACATGCTCAATGAGAATCGAATGCGCGGCTTGCGTGCTCCtctgacacagaaacagcggacgcactgttgtttgtgtttgaatggcttaaaatcacttgtttttaaattgctgtgcttaaatatatgtacaaatgttacgtttttgtgaccacacgcaaatgcaactgcaagaaccgacaggtggatgacatcaaagtaccgcgagagcatttcggaagcagtctcctcttatgattcctcgtcaatcgctctcacaggatttggatgtcatctgcctcTTGGTTCTTGTGGATCCACATGATGTTTACCCACGAGTTAAACAAACCCGTTGTACCAGCCACTGGCTATATCAGCATAGCATGTAAAAGCGTGCCGCGGATGATCAGTAACgtgagaaatcatttacccccaaaatacaggaccccttacgttagtcatactgtgcaaagacacgcaattacctgtttggttttcttatcccacgaactgaaaggcttgccaatcttcattatttcgctaagccaagtcaatcgtcttttacacctttatcgatcttcaaaacatcggagccttcctgcattataagtttgaccatgctagctgaaaaagttttacctcagctttacgtgatacagtcagaaaacccggagtggatctggtccgtagtgattacagaacgcttacagcggagagaggaacgtgatttggctccactccaggctttgattacatcccagagacgaaagatctttgattatttgcccagatatgcaggtgatttgaactaatttccaggcatcataacattacaaaaggCAATCGAAAATTTACGACCTCGTTAGATGAcgcttactactttttactactttttactggccttaatttggcataatttaatttactaccttttactactttttacaaCCCCGCGGAAACCCTGCAGGAACCCCAAaccagtttttttccagacttgcagttcgTGGCGGCACATTCGAGTTGTACGTTCgcaaatgcaacttaaatgaggctcagtggAGTGCCTcgactgtcatgtgagacagaggtagtgataaatgcaacgtgcaaacatctatttgtggtcaattttaattttgtggcggactgagaaataaattaatgtatgggaatgtacaacgacacTCTCacatgtatgatgtcacagcagtaggtaGCGCAAATATAACTACaggcctataatccctcccactcaagtgttactaaactcgatggaaaaacTAACCAAGCCagagtgaggtgagctgacccaaaccgtggggtactatgcaatagaAAAGCACCATAAAGGGCCCCAGGACCTGAAACGAGATTTCTACTGCCCCTAAAAACAATAGGGAAGCCTTTAACATAACACTGTAATTCAACACCAATACTATGTAGGCCTACAATTTACGAATATGATTATGCAGTTTAAATCAAGATATATCAAAAATGATCTGAAAAAAAACCTAAAAATTAACACCTTCATTAAGGAGGATTTATTACAGGACTACAAtagttaaaattattaaaaataatttagtttAGACCGCATTAGTTTTTACTAAGTGTAACTAATATTAACATTGTAATAGTAGTAAGTGGTCGCAGTTATACATGACAGCAAGCTGTGTAACAGTAACAGTACAATTACGATTACATATTTACTGATACATACCTCTGCAATGATATTTGTTAAGGCCAAGGTAGTTTTGTCAACCTTGTGCTTTTTTAAGGATTCAGGGATGCTCTTTGTTTTTCTGAATGTTGTCAGAATTTGCAGGTACCGGTGTGTAACCTGCTCCGGGGTTGTCACTAGACAGAGAGACATTTTCAGTCATTATTACAACTGTTATCAGCTCTTCGGCACAGTGTTGTTGTTTGATAACTGTATAACATTATGGAGTCCATACACATTGATATCACAGTGTTATCAattagtgttttatttcctaCTAGGCATTTTTGCACTGACTCAGTGGATTTATACATGGACCTTTATAATCCTTTAGTAATTGGGTTAAGACCACAATTTGATTGAAAACCATGTAAATGCCATTAATAATCCCAATGACATCAATATGAACGCAATTTTATTCGGATTGTAAGTGGTGGTATAAACCTTTTGGGTCCCACTTTATATTGAGTAGCTTTAAGTTATATGTACTTACATtgaaattaataattttaaacaatGGACTTAGTGTACATACATGTTTTACATTgtacatatattaaaaataccagcatgtttaattaaattatgTAATTACATTTGCAATTACACAGTTGACCCTTACATGCCTAGGGAATCCGTGACATGAGCCTGTTAGGTAATTGGAAAAGTATGCGGGTTTGTGTCAGCTGCGCACCGGCCTTCCAAAATTTTTCATGCCCAATGGGCCGCCTCTGGGCAGACCTTCGGGTCAGGTGGTGCCGTATTGAGGCGTCCCCATGCCCCCCCCCCAACGACACAAAGCCGTTATTTGTACATTTGCCCATTATTGCATGGGGGGCCTTAACAACCCCCAAATGACACGGAGCCGTTATTCGTACATTTGCCCATTATTTGCATGGGGGGCCTTAccgaacccccccccccaaaagtACACAACCCCGTTTTTCCTACATTTGCCCGTTATTTTCAAACTTTGTCGCACAATCTCGAAAGTTACCTCGTTGCGATCGAGGCAATGACCCCGACGCGGCAAAGCATCTGAAATCACAGAGAGTCCAGAGAAAAAAGTACACTTGAGTAGAGACTCGGGGCTGGTGTCTTTCGAAAGCTCTCTCTGGCCCGTTCAAAACGCCcccacccccaagtctctaGACCCTACCCTTATAACTTTCCACCACACCTGTCCCTAACCTTACCTGTATCACATCTCACTAGCAGCAAAAGTGTTTTACAATACATCAACAACACAATAAGTACATTGTACTTATTTTTCGATGTAGTACATAGTACTTAAAGCCACTTTTAATATAAAGTGGGACCACCTTTTGCTATCCatttgttaaaggcggagtccacaatgtttgaaaaacgctttggaaaaggagacgggccgactaccaaaacacacttatagccaatcagcagtaaggagcatgtctactaactgacatccttgccgggttgcgtatgtgtggggcgggtctatcaacagagggtccagattctattggtgtaggggcgtgtttgtttaggtgatttcaaatatcaacattggctttcaaatatcgtggactccgcctttaagaaaacattagccatgtatacacttgatcgTATTGCTTCCAAAAACGAGGATGTTCTGTGCATGTTCATTAATGACGCAGTCATTAAGAGTCATGACAAGCAGGAAGCAGAAATGGCCCGTCTGAGATGTCACGGTGTTGCTAAACATGtttaaagataaataaaatagtttaaaGACTACTTTGTACCATCAGTGCAAGCTTCACACTCTAATTCAGAGACCTACTGCTGGATAAATTTAAGCAGTACGGCACAAAGAATTTGTTTTCACTTTCACCTATTTAGAGCCtgaagttatattaatttgaagttGATATTTCAAATTGAGAAAAAGTAGTAAAGGTAAGAGGATGTTTGTGCAGTGTATGCAAGTGCAAATATATATACAGATTTGATGCTTTTAAAGAATTAGTtcgcttaaaaaaaataaattgctgattattgaatgatattctatgggcagggcgcgtttgcgcgctgtttatgcgcgccgagcgccttgcggttttttgccgcctgccgcacacgcgtttttgaaggagcgctgagagcggagaagcgcctgacgtcattcgcgtcttccattgtccaatcgaatcaggggagaggcgggccttacgttgttgtgagggaagtttacagttgctttgaagaaccggactccactcgctcactctctcctgcgtgtttgtgcacctatcaccctcaaacaaggtcagagcaagcaccctctttttaaagtttctgctaatatgacagttaacagcaaaagagcgctcacgcttcaatatttgattgacaagacagctgactcggtggttgcttagcaatatgaaaagccgcgtcgcactgctctttttaaaaaaaggcagtgcgttgcgccttgcgtttgcaagcgtttaaagcgcttttggtgtgactggcccctaactCTCAACACGATCACAGTCGAGAAATAAGGGTCATATCCAGCGAAGCGATGtgtcattttctaaaaaaaaaaaaaacaaaggacCCAAGCAATCCAACTGGTTCAAAGCACGTTTAAAGGGTAATCGCTTTAGTGCCCGTTTACAAATCAGACAAATCACATAATCAAATATGTCATTTGACCTACTTTATAACGAgtcattaatgtattttaacttaTATGTTTCATATAATAGTATATAACTGAAGTTATATATTGTGAATTTAAAAGTATAACAGTATAAGTAGCTTAAAAGGTAAATGATTCAGTACCAGCGGCAAACATCAGGAGGACTACCCTAGGTAAGGTGGTATCTTTATAAATAAACCACAGATTTGCGCTTCAGACAactacattctcgactgaaaaaCTCCTTAAACTACAGTTCATGACACAATATCAGTAGTATTTTTAAATTTTGCGGACTTTCTCATCTGCTATTGATGCAGGCAAACCTACTATGAAAAGcactataaaataatgtattacttGATGGCAACAAACTGATTTTTCTTTTAGTTTTACATAATCTTGCACACAGCATCAGGATTTAACTGTAGGCCTTCATAGCAGCGGGATATAGcattttaa
The sequence above is drawn from the Misgurnus anguillicaudatus chromosome 22, ASM2758022v2, whole genome shotgun sequence genome and encodes:
- the LOC141358889 gene encoding coiled-coil domain-containing protein 106-like codes for the protein MEEKSVLMDQRDKLRTELNQLMDSAAAASAPAPSTAPAPTHSYKKPTKKRISSSSSSLSTSSSSTSSSTSSSEAEKKKKKKKKKKKKTKKPNERTFGRRMTTPEQVTHRYLQILTTFRKTKSIPESLKKHKVDKTTLALTNIIAEVAIASDGEDFTVPPYTAGTTLQSYAKDLLKFLSSCPQLKSKIEKMKAANKLLPIKNKFRG